GCCTATTAGAAGATCTAGGGGCCAGCCCTGTGCAGCAGGTCTATACAGCCGGAGGCGGGGCCCAAAACCCTACTTGGACCGCTATTCGGCAGCGCCTTCTACAGCGGCCTGTCAGCACAGCTCGCTACCCAGAAGCAGCGATTGGATCAGCCCATCTAGCTCTACAAAAGCTCAGAGGAACTACCTCATAAAACTCACCCCTAAAAATAAAAAATTCCGCCCGGTTTAAACCGTGGCGGAATAGTGCCTTAAAGCTTAAGCCTGGTCTAAAGGCCGAGCTGATCGCCCCGGCGATACTGCTGATAGGCCGCCACAAACAGGCCCAACAGAGTGATGGGAATCAGACCTAGCACAATTCCAGACAGTAAGGGTTCTACCACGCCAGTTCTCCTCTAAATTGCTTTAGCAACAGTTAGCATCTGGTTCAGCTGCTTCTCAGTTTTAGTGTAAAGGGAAATGCCCTCCTTTCGGGAGCCTATTTAAGGCTTTAAGCCAGTGACAGCAGAAATCCTGGGCCGCCCCTTAACTGAGAATCCTTAAGATTCTGTAGCAATCCCCCTGGGTATTCTTTAAAATGCGTAATCATAACGAAACGTAACTCAACGGCTCAGGCTTGACACAGGAGACCTTCGAAGAACAGCCTTCAGAACTCACAGTGCTGCTGCAAAAAGTGGCCCGGGTGCTGGTTGTGCTATTTGCAGCTGTGCTGACGGCAATTCTTTTGAGCCGTTATCTAGAGGCAGCAGACCCCTATATTCATCAGGTTTTGGCGCTTGAGGGAAGCCACAATCGAGGTGAGGCTATTTTTAGAATGAATTGTGCTGTTTGCCACGGTCTTGAAGCAAGTGGGGAAGTTGGCCCCGACCTTCGAGGCGTTTCAGACCACAAAACCAAAGTCAACCTAATCAAGCAGGTCACGAGTGGCAAAACGCCTCCCATGCCCCAGTTCCAGCCCAATCCTCAAGATATGGCCGATCTGCTGGAGTATTTGGAAGGACTTTAACTTGCCCCACCAATTCTAAGTTTGATTTCGGGTCTCTTATTTCCAGGTTCCGGCTTCACAGGTCAGCAGCTTATCTAGAGTTGTCACATCTCCTAGAAGCCGGTTTGTGGCCGTTACATCCACCTCTACCTGCCGAATCTGCGCCTCTACAGCCACGTTCACTAGCTCCATCCGCAGGCGCTCAGCATAAGCTTGCCGAATATCATCACTGCCGCTGATTCGCTGGCCCAATTGGTTTTGGCTGAAGGACTGGCTCAAGGCAAACCCTAATTCCTGCGCTAACGATTCAACCACAAACCGCTGCTCTGGGCGGGCGGTCTGTAGACTGTCAGCCAACGGGCGGGAGATCGCCTGCTGCACAAGCGCCTCAGAAGCCTGCCGCTGTAACCAAGCTTCTGACGTAGAAATCGGCAGATCCGGCGTGACGGCATCGACTTTAGAGAAGGCATGGGCTTCGGCAAAGGACACTTGGCCGTTTTGGTCGTAGTCGGCAGAGGGAACCGGGTCGCCAATGCGATCGCGCCCGCTCAAGCCCGCAAAAAAGCTGGAGCTGTAGTCTTCATAGTCAGACTCATTCACCAGCGGCGTGCAGCCTACCGAAGGGCGAGTTTTAACCGTGGCAAAGAACCCACAGCGGGTCTGCAGCGCCACCGGACGATCTGAATCACCATTCTCATAAATCAAGTTGGCAAAAGATCCGGCATAGCACTGGGCCATCATCGTGACAAAGGGCTGGTCTGCTGGCAACGTATCTAGCTTCTGGGCCAGTTCTTGAACCGATAAAAAGTCTTCACCCCAGAGAATCATGGCATTGTTGTCTGGGTTTTCTCGGTTCAACGCACCATGCCCTGTGAAATAGAAAAAGGTTGGGCAGGCTTGTGATCTCAAATCCTCAAACCAACCCATGACGTTATCCCAGGTAGCTGCCCCCAGCAAATGGGGAA
The window above is part of the Pseudanabaena sp. FACHB-2040 genome. Proteins encoded here:
- a CDS encoding Caspase domain-containing protein — encoded protein: MLLRVSWKVFVAALGTIAGCGFVASHWLDAAGLPDEAREGHLAIEPAGVFAASPETRFLVVAGGGAPAYNEIALEKNVHYFQRTLTQLGIDPAAASVYFANGDDRQATVRYLDFLGREQFKVPEVPHLLGAATWDNVMGWFEDLRSQACPTFFYFTGHGALNRENPDNNAMILWGEDFLSVQELAQKLDTLPADQPFVTMMAQCYAGSFANLIYENGDSDRPVALQTRCGFFATVKTRPSVGCTPLVNESDYEDYSSSFFAGLSGRDRIGDPVPSADYDQNGQVSFAEAHAFSKVDAVTPDLPISTSEAWLQRQASEALVQQAISRPLADSLQTARPEQRFVVESLAQELGFALSQSFSQNQLGQRISGSDDIRQAYAERLRMELVNVAVEAQIRQVEVDVTATNRLLGDVTTLDKLLTCEAGTWK
- the petG gene encoding cytochrome b6-f complex subunit V, with the protein product MVEPLLSGIVLGLIPITLLGLFVAAYQQYRRGDQLGL
- a CDS encoding cytochrome c produces the protein MTQETFEEQPSELTVLLQKVARVLVVLFAAVLTAILLSRYLEAADPYIHQVLALEGSHNRGEAIFRMNCAVCHGLEASGEVGPDLRGVSDHKTKVNLIKQVTSGKTPPMPQFQPNPQDMADLLEYLEGL